Genomic DNA from Triticum dicoccoides isolate Atlit2015 ecotype Zavitan chromosome 4B, WEW_v2.0, whole genome shotgun sequence:
TTGTGCAGTTGCCTCCCCGGGTTGCTATGACCGGCGATGTCCTGCGCATGAAGGAGACAAAGGTAAGCCCATTTTGAAGACCCCCAACATGGGTGAACATGTTCGATTTCCCAGTAGTAGTCGGCAGAGTGGTACTGATTGTGCTTCATATGCTCTTCTTAAGGTTCCAGTTATAGCTGAAAGCCTTAAGAAAGCTATTCTGAAGGAACATAAAGCTGCTAGCGAAGCTACTTATGGGGTTTCAACGGTATTGTCTTCTGCAAGTGCTACTTGTAGGTCGCGCAGTGAAGGTCTCCTTAGCTTACTCAATGAAGAGAGCTCCTACAATATCTTGAAGTTTGAAATTGGGTATGTAATATGCCTTTATGTTTTCTAATATTCATTATCTAGTCTTTATGTTTACCATTGGTGCATTAAATATCTGTTGATCATCTGTTTAATTAGTTAAAAGGAACTATTTGTGATTGCGGAGATATCTATATTGCAGCTCATGTGTCTTCATAGATTCATTGGGGAGCAGCCATAATATCGAGTTGGATACTTTTGAACCACCAAAAGCCGACCTGCTATGTAAGTTTCTACTTAATTGATTTCAGCTGGCCGGGTTTTGTACTCTATGAGATTGTATACCTTGATGTGACAATTGTGTAAATAAAACTCCATTTATCGAGATTTTTTTTTCCAGCTATGCATCTTTACTTATGTACCTTCCAACAACTTTATTGACTGGCAGCATTTAATTCTAGAAATGTCATTAAGATGCTAGTTGATTGCTTAAATAGATGTATTTTTCTAACTGCACCTTCTAATTTTGCAGTAATAGTTCAGTTTCTAAATGCATATATTATTCTTTGTAGTGCCATTCTCTGCGAAGCTTATTGATGGTATCAACAGGAGTGACCCAAGGCGGAGAGCGCTTATACTTTTCTGTTTCGAGTATTTTGATGTGACTGCCAGAGTAAGTGTCTTGTATATCTGAACAATGTGCAATGTAGGATAAGTGTATTATTAGTTTCTCATTTCTGAAGCTTTCCGGCCAAATTAACCAGGTCCTCTTATTGTCACAGTACTGTTGACTATCCTATTTTTCTTTGCTTGAAGGATGCAGTCTTGCTCTCCGTTGATCACCATGGATTTGAGGTGCTCGCCAGGGTTCCTGAAAGAGCTACCGCACCTGATGTCCCTCAGCAGTACCACTGGAAAGAGTTCAGGTTCACATTCAAGGAAGCAGTCAAGGATATTGAAGACTTCTGCCGCATGTTGGTCGAGCTAGAAGAAGAAGCTCTGCACAGCGTAAAGAGCTATAGCGGATTAGGTTGAAGGGGATAGTAGCTCTTTCTCTCAAACCAAAGGGCACAAGATTCAGATCTTCAGTTATGATAATAAATCATCTGAAGAATATAACCTCCGTTTTTGTAGATGGTTTGCATTGTAAACTGACATCATTCGATTGAGAATCAACAGTTAGGTTTGTATGTCACCATAATTTTCGGCCTCTGTTTGGTAGTACTTATTTACAAATCAGAAAGGAAACTTCTCTGCatattactcccttcgtcccaaataaGCGACTGAAGTACAAAATTGAGTCACTTATTTAAAGTTACTTAGACCGTAACCCATTATTGAGTCTCTGACAATGGAGTAAAAAATAGGAAGTGGGGAATGTAAGAAATTTATAATGCTTAGACCATATTATTGAAAGAAAAAAAATGGCAGCATCTCAGAAGATAGTTAAGGACCTAAACTTTGCCTAGAGACATGGAATATAACAAAAATTCTATGAAGCTGCAAGGATCTCTTCAAAACAAGGGAAAAGCTTCCTGTCAGCCGGCTGATTACGCCTGTGCGTCGACCGCTTCGGCTGCTTGATGCATGTCCCCGCCAGTCACACATCGTTGCTGTACCTTATCTCCTCAGGCGTCCGTCTCCAGGAAATCTATCTCGTCGCTCTTCTCTCTCAGCAGCCAATTACTTGTTTCTTAGCAGCTAATCTTCACTTTCTCCCTCCCGGCTCTCATCTAGAGCCGCCACCACTCAGCCACGCAACAGGTGCGCGCATGATCTCCGCCGCTCCAGAGGACGCCGCCACCGGCCCCCTTTCTCCTTCCGTCCTCCTCTCTCCGTACCCCGAACGATCTCCCATGGCACTCCGCTGCGAGCCCCTTTCCccttccctcctctctctccttacGCACCTCTCTCTCCACCCATGGCCCTCATTCTGATTCTCTTCTCGGGTGTTTTCCTGCAACAAGCtctttgttgcaaaaaaaaaaaaactactccccccgtcccataatgtaagacgtttttttttAGAAATTCTTCGTTCAAATTACGAATCAGTATAAAGTTGACTCTTACAAGCACATTGAAACGCAAACAAAAAATACCATAAACACCTAAAGTACCCTAAGACNNNNNNNNNNNNNNNNNNNNNNNNNNNNNNNNNNNNNNNNNNNNNNNNNNNNNNNNNNNNNNNNNNNNNNNNNNNNNNNNNNNNNNNNNNNNNNNNNNNNNNNNNNNNNNNNNNNNNNNNNNNNNNNNNNNNNNNNNNNNNNNNNNNNNNNNNNNNNNNNNNNNNNNNNNNNNNNNNNNNNNNNNNNNNNNNNNNNNNNNNNNNNNNNNNNNNNNNNNNNNNNNNNNNNNNNNNNNNNNNNNNNNNNNNNNNNNNNNNNNNNNNNNNNNNNNNNNNNNNNNNNNNNNNNNNNNNNNNNNNNNNNNNNNNNNNNNNNNNNNNNNNNNNNNNNNNNNNNNNNNNNNNNNNNNNNNNNNNNNNNNNNNNNNNNNNNNNNNNNNNNNNNNNNNNNNNNNNNNNNNNNNNNNNNNNNN
This window encodes:
- the LOC119290820 gene encoding uncharacterized protein LOC119290820 — its product is MAMSKAKSTALSAAEKCRNILGASWEAHLNTIKADAKGSKGEVYTSRVHYMVQKGLPYLIVPENDMHNINIIIDERGSLSVSSPVPGRLASLLKSLNKLPPRVAMTGDVLRMKETKVPVIAESLKKAILKEHKAASEATYGVSTVLSSASATCRSRSEGLLSLLNEESSYNILKFEIGSCVFIDSLGSSHNIELDTFEPPKADLLLPFSAKLIDGINRSDPRRRALILFCFEYFDVTARDAVLLSVDHHGFEVLARVPERATAPDVPQQYHWKEFRFTFKEAVKDIEDFCRMLVELEEEALHSVKSYSGLG